A single genomic interval of Pirellulales bacterium harbors:
- a CDS encoding DUF1501 domain-containing protein codes for MDRPRCWGPLRRREFLRAGALALGGASLADVLAARAATNNSTADTSVILFWMWGGPSHFETYDPKPAAPLEYRGPFRSIQSTVPGMDLCEVFPLQARLGNHISLIRSLHHEMSAHNDGSIELLTGKTPAQIDPTSTARSDHPDFGMIASRLRGARLDGVPQYVGIPRQPFMTQPTYLGIAHSALAAGDPSAADYRPPNLTLSAGVDGHRLDDRATMISRFDRLRRDLDRSGALEGVDEFRARALEMLTHPTVATAFDISREDDRLRDRYGRHLWGQSCLLARRLAEAGTAVITVDALAPTLADRYFSWDDHINVDTRWDLADAMRYRAPFMDQAISALIEDLRQRGLDRRVMVVAVGEFGRTPRVNNVAGLLGRDHWPGAMSAMVSGGGLRMGQVVGATNSKGEYPAERPLRPQDLLATIYQHLGVNPQTAFKDFRGRPFPILSDGQPIAELA; via the coding sequence ATGGACCGGCCGCGCTGTTGGGGTCCGCTCCGCCGCCGCGAGTTTCTCCGCGCCGGCGCCTTGGCGCTGGGCGGCGCCTCGCTGGCCGATGTGCTCGCCGCTCGGGCGGCCACAAACAACTCCACCGCCGACACCTCGGTCATCCTTTTCTGGATGTGGGGCGGGCCGAGTCACTTCGAAACCTACGATCCCAAGCCGGCGGCGCCGCTTGAGTATCGCGGGCCGTTTCGCTCCATCCAGTCCACCGTCCCCGGCATGGACCTTTGCGAGGTCTTTCCCCTACAAGCGCGGCTGGGGAACCACATCTCGCTGATCCGCTCGTTGCACCACGAAATGTCGGCGCATAACGACGGTTCGATCGAGCTATTGACCGGCAAGACGCCGGCGCAGATCGACCCCACCTCGACCGCCCGTTCCGACCATCCCGATTTCGGCATGATCGCCAGTCGGTTGCGCGGCGCGCGCCTCGATGGTGTGCCGCAGTATGTCGGCATTCCGCGTCAGCCCTTCATGACGCAGCCTACCTATCTCGGCATCGCCCATTCGGCGCTCGCCGCCGGCGACCCGTCGGCCGCCGACTACCGGCCCCCCAATCTCACCCTTTCGGCAGGTGTCGATGGCCACCGCCTCGACGATCGCGCCACGATGATCTCCCGCTTCGACCGGCTGCGCCGCGACCTCGACCGCAGCGGCGCGCTCGAAGGAGTCGACGAGTTTCGCGCCCGCGCGCTCGAGATGCTCACCCATCCCACCGTCGCCACGGCCTTCGACATCTCGCGCGAGGACGACCGCCTCCGCGACCGTTACGGGCGGCACCTCTGGGGTCAGTCCTGCCTCTTGGCTCGCCGCCTGGCCGAGGCCGGCACGGCGGTCATCACCGTCGACGCCTTGGCGCCCACCCTCGCCGACCGCTATTTCAGTTGGGACGACCATATCAACGTCGATACCCGCTGGGACCTGGCCGACGCCATGCGCTATCGCGCGCCGTTCATGGATCAGGCCATCTCGGCGCTCATCGAAGATCTGCGTCAGCGCGGGCTTGATCGTCGCGTGATGGTCGTCGCCGTCGGCGAGTTTGGCCGCACCCCGCGAGTCAACAACGTGGCGGGCCTGTTGGGCCGCGATCATTGGCCCGGCGCCATGTCGGCGATGGTGTCGGGCGGTGGACTGCGCATGGGGCAAGTGGTCGGCGCCACCAACTCCAAGGGGGAATATCCCGCCGAGCGCCCTTTGCGTCCGCAGGACCTGTTGGCCACCATCTACCAGCACCTGGGCGTCAACCCGCAGACGGCCTTCAAAGACTTTCGCGGGCGGCCGTTTCCGATCCTATCCGATGGCCAGCCCATCGCCGAACTGGCATAG
- the dacB gene encoding D-alanyl-D-alanine carboxypeptidase/D-alanyl-D-alanine-endopeptidase codes for MSRIIRHSFCCFVFLASTALAGDRLTPEIEQIIREPRFKNAHWGVLVVDLKTGDVVYEHNADQLFAPASTTKLYSVAAALDRLGKDFRFETPIYRRGELVDGQLQGDLILVASGDLTLGGRTTANGEIAFANHDHTYANGTSEAELTDPDPLAGLDDLARQVASAGIKRHLGEVVIDDRIFDSASSTGSGPAQLGPILVNDNVIDLHIAPGKQGEPAVVEHRPQASILKVKNKVRTAKPKSATLIGVDASTPWTITIEGQIAADHKPVLHVYEIPDAASWARTLLIEALKRAGVETNAKLDMPNPSEILPEKMDYAGFEQTALLRSPPFSENARLILKVSHNLHASTLPLLLAAREGKRSLAAGLRMQHDFLKNAGVAVDEISFGGAAGGANADFTTPRVNVQLLRSMSTRPDFEVYERALPVLGVDGTLSDAVAADSPARGKAQAKTGTLYWRNTMNQRYLLTSKALAGYLTAASGRRLAFSLVVNGVHINGVTDRTEIGQTLGRLCEIIHQAN; via the coding sequence ATGTCGCGCATCATTCGCCACAGCTTCTGCTGCTTCGTTTTTCTGGCCTCCACCGCGCTGGCCGGCGATCGGCTGACGCCCGAGATCGAACAGATCATTCGCGAGCCGCGCTTCAAGAACGCCCACTGGGGGGTGCTGGTCGTCGACCTGAAGACGGGCGACGTCGTCTACGAACACAACGCCGATCAGCTTTTTGCGCCCGCCTCGACCACCAAGCTCTATTCGGTCGCCGCCGCTCTCGATCGCCTCGGCAAGGACTTTCGTTTTGAAACTCCCATCTACCGACGTGGAGAACTGGTCGATGGCCAATTGCAGGGCGACCTCATCCTGGTCGCCAGCGGCGACCTCACGCTAGGGGGCCGCACCACCGCCAACGGCGAAATCGCCTTTGCCAACCACGATCACACCTACGCCAACGGCACTTCCGAAGCCGAACTTACGGACCCCGACCCCCTCGCCGGACTCGACGATCTGGCGCGGCAAGTCGCCAGCGCCGGGATCAAGCGTCACCTTGGCGAGGTGGTCATCGACGATCGGATCTTCGATTCCGCCAGTTCCACCGGCAGCGGCCCTGCTCAGCTTGGACCCATCTTGGTCAACGACAACGTGATTGACTTGCACATTGCCCCCGGCAAGCAAGGAGAGCCGGCGGTCGTTGAACACCGGCCACAAGCGTCGATTCTCAAGGTCAAAAACAAGGTCCGCACCGCCAAGCCGAAAAGCGCCACCTTAATCGGTGTTGACGCTTCGACTCCGTGGACCATTACCATCGAAGGTCAAATTGCCGCCGATCACAAACCGGTGCTTCATGTGTACGAAATCCCCGACGCCGCCAGTTGGGCCCGCACCCTGCTCATCGAGGCCCTGAAGCGCGCGGGCGTGGAAACCAATGCCAAACTCGATATGCCGAACCCCAGCGAGATACTGCCCGAAAAGATGGATTATGCCGGTTTCGAGCAAACGGCCCTGCTGCGCTCGCCCCCTTTCTCGGAGAACGCGCGCCTGATCCTCAAGGTCAGTCACAATTTGCACGCCAGCACCCTGCCTCTCCTGCTCGCCGCTCGCGAAGGCAAACGCTCGCTGGCGGCGGGCCTGCGCATGCAGCACGACTTCTTGAAGAACGCTGGCGTCGCCGTGGACGAGATTTCCTTTGGCGGCGCGGCGGGCGGCGCTAATGCCGACTTCACTACCCCGCGCGTCAACGTGCAACTCTTGCGTTCTATGAGCACGCGCCCCGACTTCGAGGTCTACGAGCGTGCGCTGCCGGTCCTTGGCGTCGATGGCACCTTGTCCGACGCGGTCGCCGCCGATAGCCCCGCGCGCGGCAAAGCACAAGCCAAGACCGGCACACTCTACTGGCGCAACACTATGAACCAGCGCTATCTGCTCACCAGCAAAGCGCTGGCCGGTTATTTGACCGCCGCCAGCGGCCGGCGACTCGCCTTCTCGCTGGTGGTCAATGGGGTTCACATCAATGGCGTCACCGACCGCACCGAAATTGGCCAAACCCTCGGCCGCCTGTGCGAGATCATCCACCAGGCGAATTGA